A single region of the Lates calcarifer isolate ASB-BC8 linkage group LG3, TLL_Latcal_v3, whole genome shotgun sequence genome encodes:
- the LOC108877753 gene encoding biotinidase, giving the protein MSLMEEAMFLFATIFVSLSFMSATGQTEPVPGSTYVAAVYEHNVILNPNPRVSVSRSAALQHMQKNLDIYEEQAARAAQQGAQILVFPEDGLHGFNFSRSSISSYLETIPDPGQESWNPCSEPDRYNNTEVLQRLSCMARRHNLYLVANMPDHQPCPLKTSPSSSCPFDGHWQFNTNVVFRSDGQLVARYHKLNLYYEQEFDTPPQPEIITFDTPFAGRFGLLVCFDILFHEPTISLVERGVRQLIFPTAWMNALPLLDSVQFQRALSLGANVTLLAANLRFNQQRMTGSGIYTPFSATYHHARKGDLEEGRLLVARIPVLDPLWVGQSMATEEPSSSQATDSGHCHQGSCFQPPTPVSPSTPTFISYMQRDPYTFVLLNETEGKLNVCYGTFCCHLQYRQLPEGNSKELYALGAFAGTHKVNGSYVLQVCALVRCAGLETSSCGQEVEEAETKMDFLLEGKFGTRYVYPSVLASHMVLEQPEHLEKTADGRMTMKHSNMTGGLVTACLYGRMYHLDPKRP; this is encoded by the exons ATGTCTCTCATGGAAGAagcaatgtttttgtttgctaccatttttgtcagtttgtctttcATGTCGGCCACTGGTCAAACAGAGCCCGTTCCTGGTTCCACATACGTGGCTGCTGTGTATGAGCACAATGTAATCCTGAACCCGAACCCTCGTGTCTCCGTGTCCCGCTCTGCTGCACTGCAACACATGCAGAAAAACCTGGATATCTACGAGGAGCAGGCTGCCCGGGCTGCCCAGCAA GGTGCCCAGATCCTTGTGTTTCCTGAGGATGGTCTTCATGGTTTCAACTTCAGCCGATCATCCATCTCTAGCTACCTAGAAACTATTCCTGACCCCGGGCAGGAGAGCTGGAATCCCTGCTCAGAGCCCGACAGATACAACAACACTGAG GTTCTCCAGAGGTTGAGCTGTATGGCACGCAGACACAATCTCTACCTGGTGGCCAACATGCCTGACCACCAGCCTTGCCCCCTGAAAACCAGCCCTTCTTCCTCCTGTCCGTTTGATGGACACTGGCAGTTCAACACCAATGTGGTTTTCAG GTCTGATGGGCAGCTGGTGGCACGCTACCATAAACTGAACCTGTACTACGAGCAAGAATTTGACACACCACCACAACCTGAGATCATCACATTCGATACACCTTTTGCTGGGAGGTTTGGCCTCCTCGTCTGCTTTGACATCCTGTTCCACGAGCCCACAATTTCCCTGGTGGAGAGG GGTGTACGTCAACTGATCTTCCCCACAGCCTGGATGAATGCACTCCCCTTGCTGGACTCAGTCCAGTTCCAACGGGCATTAAGCCTGGGTGCTAATGTCACCCTGCTAGCGGCCAACCTTCGCTTCAACCAACAGCGCATGACAGGAAGTGGTATCTACACCCCTTTTTCTGCTACCTACCACCATGCCCGAAAGGGAGATCTCGAGGAGGGCAGGCTGCTGGTGGCCAGAATACCAGTCTTAGACCCACTGTGGGTGGGGCAGAGCATGGCCACGGAGGAGCCCTCATCTTCTCAGGCTACGGACTCTGGACACTGTCACcaaggcagctgttttcaaccTCCTACTCCTGTTTCTCCCTCCACTCCCACCTTCATCTCATACATGCAGCGCGACCCATACACATTTGTCCTCCTGAATGAGACAGAGGGCAAACTTAATGTGTGTTATGGCACTTTTTGCTGTCACCTGCAGTACCGACAGTTACCAGAAGGGAACAGTAAAGAGCTCTATGCATTGGGAGCATTTGCTGGAACTCACAAGGTGAATGGAAGCTACGTCCTGCAG gtgtgtgCATTAGTGCGCTGCGCAGGGTTGGAGACAAGTTCCTGTGGACAGGAAGTGGAAGAGGCTGAGACTAAAATGGACTTCCTGTTGGAGGGGAAGTTTGGGACCAGATACGTGTACCCATCAGTTTTGGCTAGCCATATGGTCCTGGAGCAGCCAGAGCATCTGGAGAAGACTGCTGATGGCAGAATGACCATGAAGCATTCAAACATGACTGGTGGCCTGGTGACTGCCTGTCTGTACGGACGAATGTATCACTTAGACCCTAAAAGACCTTGA
- the LOC108877741 gene encoding LOW QUALITY PROTEIN: biotinidase-like (The sequence of the model RefSeq protein was modified relative to this genomic sequence to represent the inferred CDS: deleted 4 bases in 4 codons), whose protein sequence is MALREETMFLSVVVFVSFSVTSAVGHTEPAADSSYVAAVYEHHLILNPEPHVTLSRAAALQHVQKNLDIYEEQAARAARQGAQILVFPEDGLHGFNFSRSSISSYLETIPDPELESWNPCTEPGRYNNTEVLQRLSCMARRHNLYLVANMPDHQPCPLTTSPSSSCPSDGRWQFNTNVVFRSDGQLVARYHKQNLYFEEAFDTPPQPEIITFDTPFAGRFGLLICFDILFHEPTISLVERGVRQLIYPTAWMNQLPLLDTIQFQRAFSLGANVTLLAANIRNDKLIMTGSGIYTPFSATYHHAQIGDPEEGRLLVARVPVLDPLWVGQSVDGEEGLVREESTSSKDTDSGYCHQETCFDSSHPETASTVSPLSVTFVSSMMYDPYTFVLLNETEGKLNVCYGTFCCHLQYRQLPQGTSKELYALGAFAGTHTVNGRFALQVCALVRCAGSEASSCGQEVEEAETKMDFLLEGKFGTRYVYPSVLASHMVLEQPEHLEKTADGRMTMKHSNMTGGLVTACLYGRMYHLGPMNELL, encoded by the exons ATGGCCCTCAGGGAAGAaacaatgtttttgtcagttgtcgtctttgtcagtttttctgTAACGTCGGCCGTTGGTCACACTGAGCCTGCGGCGGACTCCTCGTACGTTGCCGCCGTGTACGAGCACCACTTAATCCTGAACCCGGAGCCACATGTCACCCTGTCCCGCGCCGCTGCCCTGCAACATGTGCAGAAAAACTTGGATATCTACGAGGAGCAGGCCGCGCGGGCCGCCCGGCAG GGTGCCCAGATCCTTGTGTTTCCCGAGGATGGTCTTCATGGTTTCAACTTCAGCCGATCATCCATCTCTAGCTACCTAGAAACTATTCCTGACCCCGAG CTGGAGAGCTGGAATCCCTGCACAGAGCCTGGCAGATACAACAACACTGAG GTTCTCCAGAGGTTGAGCTGTATGGCACGCAGACACAATCTCTACCTGGTGGCCAACATGCCTGACCACCAGCCTTGCCCCCTGACGACCAGCCCTTCTTCCTCCTGTCCATCTGATGGACGCTGGCAGTTCAACACCAATGTGGTTTTCAG GTCTGATGGGCAGCTGGTGGCACGCTACCATAAACAGAACCTGTACTTTGAGGAGGCCTTTGACACACCACCACAACCTGAGATCATCACATTCGATACACCTTTTGCTGGGAGGTTTGGCCTCCTCATCTGCTTTGACATCCTGTTCCACGAGCCCACAATTTCCCTGGTGGAGAGG GGTGTACGTCAACTGATCTAT CCCACAGCCTGGATGAACCAACTCCCCCTTCTGGACACAATCCAGTTCCAA CGGGCATTCAGCCTGGGTGCTAATGTCACCCTGCTAGCGGCCAACATTCGCAATGACAAGCTAATCATGACAGGAAGTGGTATCTACACTCCTTTTTCTGCTACCTATCACCATGCCCAGATAGGAGATCCAGAGGAAGGCAGGCTGCTGGTGGCCAGAGTACCAGTCTTAGACCCACTGTGGGTGGGGCAGAGCGTGGACGGAGAGGAGGGTTTAGTT AGGGAGGAGTCCACATCCTCTAAGGATACAGACTCTGGATACTGTCACCAAGAGACCTGTTTTGACTCCTCTCATCCTGAAACTGCTTCTACagtctctcccctctctgtcaccTTTGTCTCATCCATGATGTATGACCCATACACATTTGTCCTCCTGAATGAGACAGAGGGCAAACTTAATGTGTGTTATGGCACTTTTTGCTGTCACCTGCAGTACCGGCAGTTACCACAAGGGACTAGTAAAGAGCTCTATGCATTGGGAGCATTTGCTGGAACTCACACGGTGAATGGACGCTTCGCCCTGCAG gtgtgtgCATTAGTGCGCTGCGCAGGGTCAGAGGCCAGTTCCTGTGGACAGGAAGTGGAAGAGGCTGAGACTAAAATGGACTTCCTGTTGGAGGGGAAGTTTGGGACCAGATACGTGTACCCATCAGTTTTGGCTAGCCATATGGTCCTGGAGCAGCCAGAGCATCTGGAGAAGACTGCTGATGGCAGAATGACCATGAAGCATTCAAACATGACTGGTGGCCTGGTGACTGCCTGTCTGTACGGACGAATGTATCACTTAGGACCAATGAATGAACTGCTTTGA
- the dmac1 gene encoding distal membrane-arm assembly complex protein 1: protein MSTTPEAPTGGADAPVSKPNQMFKNCWGCRVISGGGLILSGAYVFMAARRVMRQGGPTSMGTVAQITFAASLAAWGLVVLADPVGKAQRKDNVRTVLK from the exons ATGTCAACAACACCAGAGGCACCAACAGGAGGAGCAGATGCCCCCGTGTCTAAACCCAACCAGATGTTTAAGAACTGCTGGGGCTGCCGGGTCATTTCCGGCGGTGGTCTGATCCTGTCTGGAGCTTATGTGTTCATGGCAGCCCGGAGAGTGATGCGACAAGGCGGACCTACCTCTATGGGCACAGTGGCACAGATTACGTTCGCTGCAA GTCTGGCTGCGTGGGGACTCGTTGTCCTCGCTGACCCGGTAGGAAAAGCGCAGAGGAAAGACAACGTGAGAACTGTTCTCAAATAG